From Streptomyces qinzhouensis, one genomic window encodes:
- a CDS encoding HAD family hydrolase produces MNSAPAGRLVASDLDRTLIYSAAALELTGPDALAPRLLCVEVYQSKPLSYVTETAAGLLARVAAETVFVPTTTRTREQYGRIRLPGPPPAYAVCANGGHILVDGVSDPGWQRTVTARLDGECASLAEVRGRLLATADPAWVLKERVAEELFAYLVVDRALLPEGWVKELTDWAEPRGWSLSLQGRKIYAVPKPLTKSAAVREVARRAGTAETLAAGDSLLDADLLLAADRAWRPAHGELAAAGWSGPRVTALPETGVAAGEEILRRFLAP; encoded by the coding sequence GTGAACAGCGCCCCCGCCGGCCGGCTGGTCGCCAGCGACCTCGACCGCACACTGATCTACTCGGCCGCCGCCCTCGAGCTCACCGGCCCCGACGCGCTCGCGCCCCGGCTGCTGTGCGTCGAGGTCTATCAGTCCAAGCCGCTGTCGTACGTCACCGAGACCGCGGCCGGGCTGCTGGCCAGGGTCGCCGCCGAGACGGTGTTCGTGCCCACCACCACCCGCACCCGCGAGCAGTACGGACGGATCAGGCTGCCGGGACCGCCGCCCGCGTACGCGGTCTGCGCCAACGGCGGGCACATCCTCGTCGACGGCGTCTCCGACCCCGGCTGGCAGCGGACCGTCACCGCCCGGCTCGACGGCGAATGCGCGTCCCTGGCCGAGGTCCGGGGCCGGCTGCTGGCCACCGCCGACCCCGCGTGGGTGCTGAAGGAGCGCGTGGCCGAGGAACTGTTCGCCTATCTCGTCGTCGACCGTGCGCTGCTGCCCGAGGGCTGGGTCAAGGAGCTGACCGACTGGGCCGAGCCGCGGGGCTGGTCCCTCTCGCTCCAGGGCCGGAAGATCTACGCCGTACCGAAGCCGCTCACCAAGAGCGCGGCGGTACGGGAGGTGGCCCGGCGGGCGGGCACGGCGGAGACCCTCGCGGCGGGGGACTCCCTGCTGGACGCGGATCTGCTGCTGGCGGCCGACCGGGCATGGCGGCCGGCCCACGGCGAGCTGGCGGCGGCCGGCTGGTCGGGACCGCGGGTCACGGCCCTGCCGGAGACCGGGGTCGCGGCGGGCGAGGAGATCCTCCGCCGCTTCCTGGCGCCTTAG